The following proteins are co-located in the Bordetella bronchialis genome:
- a CDS encoding Bug family tripartite tricarboxylate transporter substrate binding protein — protein sequence MRRTLTHLYSALLATGALGMLAPAHAADTDWPKRPVTVIVASAAGGSADVLSRIVLKHVADDTGANFVIENRPGAAGNIGMSQVKRAAPDGYTLGYGNINTLAVNPSLFKKLPYDAARDFAPVGQMFAVYNLLVVRGDSPIHTVDDLIAQARREPGKLSYGAAGIGSSGQMAGELFKQMAGIDVMFIPYNGDPASLSDLAGGRLDYTFTNASVAYPLVKSGKLRALAITSKERVALFPDMPTLNELGLKGYENVSWGGLVFPAGTPQPIVDRLSRSLRKVLASDSLKQDLAGASASPGTPGTPADFARFISAEQRKWGDLITAAHIEKQD from the coding sequence ATGCGACGTACCCTCACCCACCTGTATTCCGCCCTGCTCGCCACCGGCGCGCTGGGTATGCTGGCGCCCGCCCATGCGGCGGACACCGATTGGCCCAAGCGGCCCGTCACGGTCATCGTGGCCTCGGCCGCCGGCGGTTCGGCCGACGTACTGAGCCGCATCGTGCTCAAGCACGTGGCCGATGACACGGGCGCCAATTTCGTGATCGAGAACCGCCCCGGGGCCGCGGGCAATATCGGCATGAGCCAGGTCAAGCGCGCCGCGCCCGACGGCTACACGCTGGGCTACGGCAACATCAATACGCTGGCCGTGAATCCCTCGCTTTTCAAAAAACTGCCCTACGACGCCGCCAGGGATTTCGCGCCGGTCGGGCAGATGTTCGCGGTCTATAACCTGCTGGTGGTAAGGGGCGACTCGCCCATCCATACCGTCGACGACCTGATCGCCCAGGCCAGGCGCGAACCTGGCAAGCTGTCCTATGGCGCGGCCGGCATAGGCAGCAGCGGCCAGATGGCCGGCGAGCTCTTCAAGCAGATGGCGGGCATCGACGTCATGTTCATTCCCTACAACGGCGATCCGGCGTCGCTGTCGGACCTGGCCGGCGGCCGGCTGGACTACACCTTTACCAATGCCTCCGTCGCCTATCCGCTGGTCAAGAGCGGCAAGCTGCGCGCGCTGGCGATCACCAGCAAGGAACGCGTGGCGCTATTCCCGGACATGCCCACCTTGAACGAACTGGGGCTGAAGGGCTACGAGAACGTATCGTGGGGCGGCCTGGTGTTCCCGGCCGGCACGCCGCAGCCCATCGTCGACCGCCTGTCGCGGTCGTTGCGCAAGGTGCTGGCCAGCGATTCGCTGAAGCAGGACCTTGCCGGCGCCAGCGCGTCTCCCGGCACCCCGGGCACGCCGGCGGATTTCGCGCGCTTCATAAGCGCCGAACAGCGCAAATGGGGCGACCTGATCACCGCCGCCCATATCGAGAAACAGGATTGA
- a CDS encoding Bug family tripartite tricarboxylate transporter substrate binding protein yields the protein MRFGKSLLGKLLAGTVLCASTLAAHAADWPERPITLVIPFPPGGTTDMVGRPLAEAIAKKLGKPVIVDNRAGAGGTIGAAYVARSAPDGYTIFLSTIAHTIAPSTYDKLTYNFEKDFAPITIVASSPNLLIVNDKLPVKTVPELIDYAKKNPGKLNFGSAGIGSTEHLAGELFKKMAGIDIAHVPYKGGAPMMADLISGQIQMAIETSGSAISQIRAGTVRALGVSSEKPSAYFPGIPAIDQAGLPGYTFSTWYGLVVPAKVPKDIQAKLYQATLDAFKDPQMAKALETIGAEPGGQKPEEFGKFIAEQTQKWHDILKGGK from the coding sequence ATGAGATTCGGCAAATCCCTGCTGGGGAAATTGCTGGCCGGCACGGTTCTTTGTGCAAGCACGCTGGCGGCCCACGCCGCCGATTGGCCCGAGCGCCCGATCACCCTGGTTATTCCCTTCCCGCCCGGCGGCACCACCGACATGGTCGGCCGTCCCCTGGCGGAAGCGATCGCCAAGAAGCTGGGCAAGCCCGTGATCGTGGACAACCGCGCCGGCGCGGGCGGCACCATCGGCGCCGCCTACGTGGCGCGCTCCGCGCCCGACGGCTACACCATCTTCCTGTCGACCATCGCGCATACCATCGCGCCGTCGACCTACGACAAGCTGACGTACAACTTCGAGAAGGATTTCGCGCCGATCACCATCGTGGCATCGTCGCCCAACCTCCTGATCGTCAACGATAAGCTGCCGGTCAAGACCGTTCCCGAACTGATCGACTACGCCAAGAAAAATCCGGGCAAGCTGAACTTCGGTTCCGCCGGCATCGGCAGCACGGAGCACCTGGCCGGCGAGCTGTTCAAGAAGATGGCCGGCATCGATATCGCGCACGTGCCCTACAAGGGCGGCGCGCCCATGATGGCCGACCTGATTTCGGGCCAGATCCAGATGGCCATCGAGACCAGCGGCTCGGCGATCTCGCAGATCCGCGCCGGCACGGTGCGCGCCCTGGGCGTCAGCAGCGAAAAGCCCAGTGCCTATTTCCCTGGCATCCCGGCGATCGACCAGGCCGGCCTGCCTGGCTACACCTTCTCGACCTGGTACGGCCTGGTGGTTCCCGCCAAGGTGCCCAAGGACATCCAGGCCAAGCTGTACCAGGCCACGCTGGATGCCTTCAAGGATCCGCAGATGGCCAAGGCCCTGGAGACCATAGGCGCCGAACCGGGCGGCCAGAAGCCCGAGGAGTTCGGCAAGTTCATCGCCGAACAGACCCAGAAGTGGCATGACATCCTGAAGGGCGGCAAGTAA
- the oxlT gene encoding oxalate/formate MFS antiporter: MSVSAEAALNSPKDILSNRWTQLLLGLVCMMAISSPQYVWTLFTKPLAAKLGVPLSELQITFSLLIVLQTFFSPFQGSLIDRFGPRRLIALGTLMSGCSWILAASAGSIGMLYLTYGIVGGLGTGIVYVGVVGLMVRWFPDRRGFAAGMVAAGYGMGAILTTFPIANALAGAGLETTLWQFGALFAVIGVIAAQGLRSPAEPEAAASTAATGAPAGLAPREMLKQPLFWLMFAMMTMMSTSGLMVTSQMASFARDFGVADLMVFGMAALPLALTVDRLTNGLTRPFFGWVSDRVGRENTMFVAFALEGVAMAVWLATREHPLLFVLLSGVVFFGWGEIFSLFPSTLTDTFGTRHATANYGWLYISQGIGSILGGPLAALMHEKTASWHPVFYSAITLDIVAALLAIAVLKPARRKYLAR; this comes from the coding sequence ATGAGCGTATCCGCAGAAGCCGCACTGAACAGTCCCAAGGACATCCTGAGCAACCGCTGGACCCAATTGCTGCTTGGACTGGTCTGCATGATGGCCATTTCGAGCCCGCAGTATGTCTGGACCCTCTTCACCAAACCGCTGGCCGCCAAACTGGGCGTGCCGCTGTCCGAACTGCAGATCACCTTTTCGCTGCTGATCGTCCTGCAGACCTTTTTCTCGCCTTTCCAGGGCAGCCTGATCGACCGCTTCGGTCCGCGCAGGCTGATCGCGCTGGGCACGCTGATGTCCGGATGCAGCTGGATCCTGGCCGCCTCGGCCGGCAGCATCGGCATGCTGTACCTGACCTACGGCATCGTGGGCGGCCTGGGCACCGGCATCGTCTATGTGGGCGTGGTCGGCCTGATGGTGCGCTGGTTTCCCGACCGGCGCGGTTTTGCCGCGGGCATGGTGGCGGCCGGCTACGGCATGGGCGCCATCCTGACCACCTTTCCCATCGCCAATGCCCTGGCAGGCGCAGGCCTGGAAACCACGCTCTGGCAGTTCGGCGCGCTGTTCGCCGTGATCGGCGTGATCGCCGCCCAGGGACTGCGCTCGCCCGCGGAGCCCGAAGCCGCCGCCAGCACCGCCGCGACCGGCGCCCCCGCCGGCCTGGCGCCCCGCGAAATGCTGAAGCAGCCGCTGTTCTGGCTGATGTTCGCCATGATGACGATGATGTCGACCTCCGGCCTGATGGTGACCTCGCAGATGGCGAGCTTCGCGCGCGACTTCGGTGTCGCCGACCTGATGGTGTTCGGCATGGCCGCGCTGCCGCTGGCGCTTACCGTGGACCGCCTGACCAATGGCCTGACGCGGCCTTTCTTTGGCTGGGTCTCGGACCGGGTCGGCCGCGAGAACACCATGTTCGTGGCTTTCGCGCTGGAAGGCGTCGCCATGGCGGTCTGGCTGGCGACGCGCGAGCATCCGCTGCTGTTCGTACTGTTGTCGGGCGTCGTGTTCTTCGGCTGGGGCGAGATCTTCTCGCTGTTTCCCTCCACGCTGACGGACACCTTCGGCACGCGGCACGCCACGGCGAACTATGGCTGGCTGTATATCTCGCAAGGCATAGGGTCCATCCTGGGCGGTCCGCTGGCCGCGCTGATGCACGAGAAAACCGCCAGCTGGCATCCCGTCTTCTACTCCGCCATTACGCTGGACATCGTCGCGGCCCTGCTGGCCATCGCGGTGCTCAAGCCCGCGCGCAGGAAATACCTGGCGCGCTGA
- a CDS encoding PhoX family protein: MSRFTDEAKDRSLAQDAGPAPGVAVRPGQRLDEILAINPARRVWLKSGLGAAALSVFGVPALAAGPGQATGVDGQAGAGKGMAGMAAAGLDPAKDYSIRFQPVPRSTADAIAVPDGYEAHVLFSTGDAVEPGSTAWREGEFPSWQTAGKRAGGDHDGMHYFALPGVDPQKGGLLAINHEQVDMRVFFAEETFAGNTFDEKKATPEQKRVALSAVGVSIIEIEFSGKAWRVKPDSPYNRRYTGNTRYAVGGPAREKVGATVTGTLNNCSSGATPWGTYLTCEEVTHNYFDSTQARQGYGWVVELDPQGRILEQGVKRTAMGRFNHENVAWLADDARRVAFYMGDDSTPGCIYKFVPDRAYDAADRAANLGLLDEGTLYVAQFNASGQGKWIPLKHGNAGLTAADGYASQADVLVECQRAAVSAGGTVMDRPEWITVGPRKDLYVTLTNYSGRGGKAPVDDANPRPENHHGHIIRWKEAGDSPLATGFTWEIFLLAGDPGQASAQGKPNLAGNIKGDAFSSPDGLRQDAAGRLWVQTDMNLGAVATPAVFGNNGMYCIDHATGESRRFLVGPVGCELTGIAYTPDLTTFFVNIQHPTQGWPQAGRTPRSSTVAIRRKDGAPVGA; this comes from the coding sequence ATGTCGCGCTTCACCGACGAAGCAAAAGATCGTTCCCTTGCCCAGGACGCCGGGCCGGCCCCGGGCGTCGCCGTGCGGCCAGGACAGCGCCTGGACGAGATCCTGGCCATCAATCCCGCGCGGCGTGTCTGGCTGAAATCCGGCCTGGGCGCGGCCGCGCTTTCGGTGTTCGGGGTGCCGGCGCTGGCGGCCGGGCCGGGGCAGGCGACCGGCGTGGACGGGCAGGCCGGCGCCGGCAAGGGCATGGCCGGCATGGCGGCCGCCGGCCTGGATCCCGCCAAGGACTACAGCATCCGCTTCCAGCCGGTGCCGCGCTCCACCGCCGACGCGATCGCGGTGCCCGACGGCTACGAGGCCCACGTCCTGTTCTCCACCGGCGACGCCGTGGAGCCCGGTTCCACCGCTTGGCGCGAAGGCGAGTTCCCGTCCTGGCAAACCGCCGGCAAGCGCGCCGGCGGCGACCATGACGGCATGCATTACTTCGCCTTGCCCGGCGTGGATCCGCAAAAGGGCGGGCTGCTGGCGATCAACCACGAGCAGGTCGACATGCGGGTGTTCTTTGCCGAAGAGACTTTCGCCGGCAATACCTTCGACGAGAAAAAAGCCACGCCGGAGCAGAAGCGCGTCGCCTTGTCCGCGGTGGGCGTGTCCATTATCGAGATCGAATTCTCCGGCAAGGCCTGGCGGGTCAAGCCCGACTCACCCTATAACCGCCGCTACACTGGCAACACCCGCTATGCGGTGGGCGGCCCGGCGCGCGAAAAAGTGGGCGCCACGGTCACCGGGACGCTGAACAACTGCTCCAGCGGCGCCACGCCCTGGGGCACCTACCTGACCTGCGAAGAGGTCACCCACAACTACTTCGATTCCACCCAGGCCCGGCAGGGCTACGGTTGGGTGGTGGAGCTGGATCCGCAGGGCAGGATCCTGGAGCAGGGCGTCAAGCGCACCGCCATGGGACGCTTCAACCACGAGAACGTCGCCTGGCTCGCCGACGACGCGCGCCGCGTGGCGTTCTACATGGGCGACGACAGCACGCCGGGCTGTATCTACAAGTTCGTGCCCGACCGTGCCTATGACGCCGCCGACCGGGCCGCCAATCTCGGCCTGCTGGACGAGGGCACCCTGTACGTCGCGCAATTCAATGCCTCGGGGCAGGGCAAATGGATTCCGCTGAAGCACGGCAATGCGGGACTGACTGCAGCCGACGGCTATGCCTCGCAGGCCGACGTGCTGGTGGAATGCCAGCGCGCCGCCGTGTCGGCCGGCGGCACGGTCATGGACCGCCCGGAATGGATCACGGTGGGGCCGCGCAAGGACCTGTACGTGACCTTGACCAACTACAGCGGGCGGGGTGGCAAGGCGCCCGTGGACGACGCCAATCCGCGTCCGGAGAACCACCATGGGCACATCATCCGCTGGAAGGAAGCCGGCGATTCGCCGCTGGCGACCGGGTTCACCTGGGAGATCTTCCTGCTGGCCGGCGATCCGGGGCAGGCGTCCGCGCAGGGCAAGCCGAATCTCGCGGGCAATATCAAGGGCGATGCGTTCAGCAGCCCGGACGGCCTGCGGCAGGACGCGGCCGGGCGCCTGTGGGTACAGACCGATATGAACCTGGGCGCGGTCGCCACGCCGGCCGTCTTCGGCAACAACGGCATGTATTGCATCGATCACGCCACCGGGGAATCGCGGCGCTTCCTGGTCGGACCGGTGGGCTGCGAACTGACCGGCATCGCGTACACGCCGGACCTGACGACCTTCTTCGTCAACATCCAGCATCCGACGCAGGGCTGGCCGCAAGCGGGCCGCACGCCGCGTTCGTCCACGGTGGCGATCCGCCGCAAGGACGGCGCGCCCGTCGGCGCCTAG
- a CDS encoding DSD1 family PLP-dependent enzyme, which produces MNPPNTDLRATPLLREQDTPSLVLDERRMTANIRRMRERAQALGVQLRPHLKTPKSIEVARRVMDTPEGPATVSTLQEAEQFAQAGVRDILYAVGIAPNKLDRVVALRRQGVDLTIVVDSVEAARAVADKSRASGLRIPCLIELDTDGHRAGVAPDQGERLVAIGRALHEHGAELRGVMTHAGESYQCTSTQAIEAMAERERSGAVACAETLRAAGLPCPVVSVGSTPTALFSRDLTGVTEVRAGVFVFFDLFMAGLGVCAQEDIALSVLTTVIGHQEDKGWILVDAGWMAMSRDRGTAKQKVDQYYGVVCDIDGKPYPDLVMRETNQEQGILALRPGSTATLPELPLGTMVRVLPNHACATGAQHDAYRVIRDDSGRVAAQWPRFRGW; this is translated from the coding sequence ATGAATCCGCCGAACACCGACCTGCGCGCCACGCCGCTGCTGCGCGAGCAGGACACGCCCAGCCTGGTGCTGGACGAGCGCCGCATGACGGCCAATATCCGCCGCATGCGCGAACGCGCCCAGGCACTGGGCGTACAGCTGCGGCCGCACCTGAAAACCCCCAAGTCCATCGAGGTCGCGCGCCGCGTCATGGATACGCCGGAAGGCCCGGCGACGGTATCCACGCTGCAAGAAGCCGAGCAATTCGCCCAGGCGGGCGTGCGCGACATCCTGTATGCCGTGGGCATCGCGCCCAACAAACTGGACCGCGTGGTGGCGCTGCGCCGCCAGGGCGTGGACCTGACCATCGTGGTCGACAGCGTGGAGGCCGCCCGGGCCGTGGCCGACAAGTCGCGGGCCAGCGGCCTGCGCATCCCCTGCCTCATCGAGCTGGACACGGACGGCCACCGCGCCGGCGTGGCGCCGGACCAGGGCGAACGCCTGGTGGCCATCGGCCGCGCGCTGCATGAACACGGCGCCGAACTGCGCGGCGTGATGACGCACGCGGGCGAATCCTATCAGTGCACCTCCACGCAGGCGATCGAGGCCATGGCCGAACGGGAGCGCAGCGGTGCCGTGGCCTGCGCGGAAACGCTGCGCGCCGCCGGCCTGCCCTGCCCCGTCGTCAGCGTGGGATCGACACCCACCGCGCTGTTCAGCCGCGACCTGACGGGCGTGACCGAAGTGCGCGCCGGCGTGTTCGTGTTCTTCGACCTGTTCATGGCCGGACTGGGCGTGTGCGCGCAAGAGGATATCGCGCTGAGTGTGCTGACCACCGTCATCGGCCACCAGGAAGACAAGGGCTGGATACTGGTGGACGCCGGCTGGATGGCCATGTCGCGCGACCGGGGCACGGCGAAACAGAAGGTGGACCAGTATTACGGCGTGGTGTGCGATATCGACGGCAAGCCCTATCCCGACCTGGTCATGCGCGAGACCAACCAGGAGCAAGGCATCCTGGCGCTGCGTCCGGGCAGCACCGCGACGCTGCCGGAACTGCCGCTGGGCACGATGGTGCGGGTGCTGCCCAACCACGCCTGCGCGACCGGCGCGCAGCACGACGCGTATCGGGTCATCCGGGACGACTCGGGGCGCGTGGCCGCGCAGTGGCCGCGCTTTCGCGGCTGGTAG
- a CDS encoding M81 family metallopeptidase, which translates to MSLRIALLGFAIESNRYAPVSTREDFVSRAYLAGDALMRDARSAAPRMTPEIPAFVRRMDATTAWTAVPILFANAESGGPVEHGFFADTLARFEAGLRAALPVDAVYICEHGAAITTQEDDPDGLVFETVRRIVGPDVPIVATVDLHANVSDRMVDQVDTLISYRRNPHVDMAERGAEAADVLRELVAGMRVEVAHARMPVCAPPTQLLTAPGTGPYADMIQKAEALLDDPRIVNISAVGGFAYGDTPKNGLTVLVTTRDDAGLAERIALDLVAPAWRDRAAFFPRLTPLDEAVALAVATGQDALRPAVLLADVADNPGGGARGNTPYLVRALLKAGAQGVIVGVITDPELAADAHAAGVGASLRARFNRSETTRYSEAFETDATVLALRDGKGVGRRGQLAGCSFDLGPSALIAVDGLRIVVITHRHQCHEPAFFEMFGLDIGAARTVVVKSRGHFRAAFDEFFPPERIYSVDAPGLTSPILSRFDFRRLPRPVVPLDPDTEWTPAVRRRPARAPGA; encoded by the coding sequence ATGTCCCTACGCATCGCCCTGCTGGGCTTCGCCATCGAATCGAACCGCTACGCGCCGGTCTCGACGCGCGAGGATTTCGTCTCGCGCGCCTACCTGGCCGGCGACGCGCTGATGCGGGACGCGCGCAGCGCCGCGCCGCGCATGACGCCGGAGATCCCCGCCTTCGTGCGGCGCATGGACGCGACCACCGCCTGGACGGCGGTGCCCATCCTGTTCGCCAATGCGGAGTCGGGCGGCCCCGTCGAACATGGATTCTTCGCCGACACGCTGGCGCGCTTCGAGGCCGGCCTGCGCGCCGCCCTGCCCGTGGACGCCGTGTATATCTGCGAACATGGCGCGGCGATCACCACGCAGGAGGACGATCCCGACGGCCTGGTCTTCGAAACCGTGCGGCGCATCGTCGGGCCCGACGTCCCCATCGTCGCCACGGTGGACCTGCACGCCAACGTGTCGGACCGCATGGTGGACCAGGTCGACACCTTGATTTCCTATCGGCGCAACCCGCATGTGGACATGGCCGAACGCGGCGCCGAGGCGGCCGACGTGCTGCGCGAGCTGGTCGCGGGCATGCGGGTGGAAGTGGCGCACGCGCGCATGCCGGTCTGTGCGCCGCCGACGCAATTGCTGACGGCCCCGGGTACCGGCCCCTACGCCGACATGATCCAGAAGGCGGAAGCCTTGCTGGACGACCCGCGCATCGTGAACATTTCCGCCGTGGGCGGTTTCGCCTATGGCGACACGCCGAAGAACGGCCTGACCGTACTGGTCACGACCCGCGACGATGCCGGGCTGGCCGAGCGCATCGCGCTGGACCTGGTCGCGCCCGCATGGCGGGACCGCGCGGCCTTCTTTCCGCGCCTGACGCCCCTGGACGAGGCGGTGGCGCTGGCGGTGGCAACGGGCCAGGATGCCTTGCGCCCGGCCGTACTGCTGGCCGATGTGGCCGACAATCCCGGCGGCGGCGCGCGCGGCAATACGCCCTACCTGGTGCGGGCCCTGCTCAAGGCCGGCGCGCAAGGCGTCATCGTCGGCGTCATCACGGACCCGGAACTGGCCGCCGACGCGCATGCGGCCGGCGTGGGCGCATCGCTGCGCGCGCGCTTCAACCGCAGCGAAACGACACGCTATTCGGAGGCCTTCGAGACCGATGCCACGGTGCTGGCGCTGCGCGACGGCAAGGGCGTAGGCCGGCGCGGCCAGCTGGCCGGGTGCAGCTTCGACCTGGGCCCCAGCGCGCTGATCGCCGTGGACGGCCTGCGCATTGTCGTCATTACCCACCGCCACCAATGCCACGAACCGGCCTTCTTCGAGATGTTCGGCCTGGACATCGGCGCCGCGCGCACGGTTGTGGTCAAATCGCGCGGGCACTTCCGGGCGGCCTTCGACGAGTTCTTCCCGCCGGAACGGATCTATAGCGTCGATGCGCCGGGCTTGACCTCGCCCATCCTGTCGCGCTTCGACTTCCGGCGGCTGCCGCGGCCGGTGGTGCCGCTGGATCCCGATACCGAATGGACGCCCGCCGTCCGGCGGCGTCCCGCGCGCGCCCCGGGGGCCTAG
- a CDS encoding YciI-like protein, with amino-acid sequence MHYVLSYEFVPDYVARRPRFRDAHLEQAWQASKRGDLVLAGAVGEPIDGALLVFQGDSPAVAEAFARQDPYVVHGLVTRWTVKPWHTVVGEDAASPVRPGQAPAQ; translated from the coding sequence ATGCACTACGTTCTTTCCTACGAGTTCGTGCCGGATTACGTCGCGCGCCGCCCGCGGTTCCGCGACGCGCACCTGGAGCAGGCGTGGCAGGCCTCCAAGCGCGGCGACCTGGTGCTGGCGGGCGCGGTCGGCGAACCCATCGATGGCGCGCTGCTTGTCTTCCAGGGCGACTCCCCCGCGGTAGCGGAAGCCTTCGCCAGGCAGGACCCCTACGTGGTCCATGGCCTGGTCACGCGCTGGACCGTGAAGCCCTGGCATACCGTGGTGGGCGAGGACGCGGCCAGCCCTGTCAGGCCGGGGCAGGCGCCCGCGCAA
- a CDS encoding LysR family transcriptional regulator, translating into MLSSEDLRFFLTVAAARSLADAARTLDVTPPAVTQRLAALEKRLGIRLVERTGRRVGLTDEGHLLAARGRRICDEIGLLADALGSRRGVVAGHLRVLAPLGFGHRYVAPAVARVRRDHPEVTATLTLSDRPGRHAEDSWDVMVHIGELRDSALVMQRIASNRRILCAAPAYLRRRGAPSRPQDLRDHECIALRENDEDVTLWRFTGAQGETASVRIDPVLASTEGSVVHDWAVAGMGIMVRSEWDVAGDLRAGRLVALLPAWRLPDADVIALLPSREVRSARTSQFLACLRAQVRAHPWDAGQDTAGVAGN; encoded by the coding sequence GTGCTTTCCAGCGAGGATCTGCGCTTTTTCCTGACCGTGGCGGCGGCCCGGTCGCTGGCCGATGCGGCGCGCACGCTCGATGTGACGCCGCCGGCCGTCACGCAGCGGCTGGCCGCATTGGAAAAGCGCCTGGGCATACGGCTGGTCGAGCGCACGGGAAGGCGCGTCGGCCTTACCGATGAAGGGCATTTGCTGGCCGCGCGCGGCCGCCGCATCTGCGACGAAATCGGGCTGCTGGCGGATGCGCTGGGCAGCCGCCGCGGGGTCGTCGCCGGCCATCTGCGCGTCCTGGCGCCGCTGGGCTTCGGCCATCGCTATGTCGCGCCCGCCGTGGCGCGCGTACGGCGCGATCATCCCGAGGTCACCGCCACGCTGACGCTGTCGGACCGCCCCGGCCGCCACGCCGAGGACAGCTGGGATGTGATGGTGCATATCGGCGAGCTGCGCGATTCGGCGCTGGTGATGCAGCGCATCGCGTCCAACCGCCGCATCCTGTGCGCCGCGCCCGCCTATCTGCGGCGGCGCGGCGCGCCGTCCCGGCCGCAGGACCTGCGCGACCACGAATGCATCGCCCTGCGGGAAAACGACGAGGACGTCACGCTCTGGCGCTTTACCGGTGCCCAGGGCGAAACGGCCAGCGTCCGCATCGATCCCGTACTGGCCAGCACGGAAGGGTCGGTCGTGCACGACTGGGCGGTGGCGGGAATGGGCATCATGGTCCGCTCGGAATGGGACGTGGCCGGCGACCTGCGCGCGGGGCGCCTGGTGGCGCTGCTGCCCGCGTGGCGGCTGCCGGATGCCGACGTCATCGCGCTGCTGCCTTCGCGCGAGGTGCGCTCCGCGCGCACCTCGCAATTCCTGGCGTGCCTGCGCGCGCAGGTCCGGGCCCATCCCTGGGATGCCGGACAGGACACGGCCGGCGTGGCGGGAAACTGA